The nucleotide window ATCAGAAATTGAGTGACCACTGAAAAAATAACAACCACTGCCATTGTGCTCCAAAAACCTTTTGCTTTTTTTACACGATTCATTCTCTCTGCACCCCCCTAGACCTTTTCCCTGACATTTTTACCAAAAAGGCCAGCAGGACGGAAAATTAAGATTAAAATCAGGACAATAAAGGCCACGGCGTCTCGCCATAGTGAGCCTCCCATTGCACTTACAAGGGATTCAATAACACCCAACAATAATCCGCCGGCCATTGCCCCCGGGATAATCCCAATTCCGCCCAGAACAGCCGCCACGAAGGCTTTCAGTCCTGGAATAATTCCCATTAATGGCTCAATCTTTGTATAGTACATCCCGAAAACTACACCTGCGGCACCAGCAAGAGCTGAACCAATCGCAAAGGTGGCGGAAATGGTATTATTGACATTAATGCCCATCAATTTCGCAGCATCCATATCATGAGAAACCGCACGCATGGCTTTACCAATCTTGGTTTTATGCACAATAAACTGGAGGACAATCATTAAGAAGACCGAGACGGCTAAAATCAGGATAGACTGGCCGCTAATTTTAACACCGAAAATCTCTAAACTTTTTAAAGGAACGATCCCATTTGGATAAGCTTCAGGCTGGGCACCGCGAATATAAATGGTCCCGTATTCGATAAAGAGCGAGACACCTATTGCCGTAATTAAAGCGGCAATTCTAGTGGCATTTCGTAAGGGCTTGTACGCAATCCGCTCAATTAAAACGCCAAAGATGGCACAGGCCGCCATGGAAATAAGTAAGGCGGTGAAAAAACCTAAATCTAGTATAGTAATAGAATAAAAACCGATGAAGGCACCGACCATGAAGACGTCCCCATGGGCGAAGTTAATTAATTTTACAATCCCATAAACCATTGTGTACCCAAGGGCAATCAACGCATAAATGCTCCCCAGAGAAATTCCGTTAACCAGTTGCTGGATAAATTGTTCCATGTTTAGACACTCCTTAGAAAGGACTTCAACTTACTTCAAAAAAACAGAATAGGGAGACTAGCTCTCCCTATTCAATTACTATTTTATTCAGGACTAACCTTCGTTTTAAATGTTTGCTCTCCGCCCTTGTACTCTAAAATAACAGCGGATTTAATTGGGTTGTGGTTCTTATCAAGCTTCATTTTTCCCGTTACAAGCTCTAGACCATCTGTTTCAGCAAGAGCCTTTTGGATTTTCTTCGCATCACCGCTGCCAGCACGCTTAATAGCATCAGCAAGGAAATAAGCAGAATCATAACCTAAAGCGTTGAAGGCATCAGGAGACTTGTCTTTATATTTTGCTTTAAACGCTTTAACGAAATCTTGTACCTTTGGATCCGAGTCACCGGAAGAATAGTGGTTCGTGATGAACGTATTGTCTAAGGCATCCTTGCCTGCAAGTTCAACTAGTTTAGGAGAATCCCAGCCGTCAGCACCCATCATTGGTACATCAATCCCTAATTCGCGAGCCTGCTTAACAATTAGACCAACTTCTTCATAATAGCCAGGAACAAAGATGAAGTCAGGAGTTTTCCCTTTAATGTTTGTTAATTGGGCATGGAAGTCAGTATCCTTCGCAACGTATGCTTCTTCCTTAACGATCTTTCCGCCTTTCTTCTCAAACAACTCTTTGAAGGAAGCCGCTAGGCCTTTTGAATAATCACTTGCACTATCGATGAAGATCGCAGCTGTTTTGGCCTTTAGATCATTAGAGGCAAAGTTTGCTGCTACTGTCCCTTGGAATGGGTCAATGAAACAAGTACGGAAGACGAAGTCACTTAATTTGCCGTCCTTAACTGTCACGTCTTCGGCAGTTCCTGTTGGTGTCAAAAGTGGGACATTATTGCTTTGAGCAATTTCAATTTGTGCTTTTGTATTTCCACTTGTGGCAGCACCAATAATGGCCACAACCTTATCTTGACTGATTAATTTTGTTGCACCACTAATGGCCTCTGGCGCCTCTGATTTATTATCATACGAAACAAGCTGAAGCTTTTTACCATCAATACCGTCTTTGTTAATTTCCTCAAGGGCCAGGTCAATCCCTTCTTTAATCGATTGACCGTAGGATGCTACACCGCCGGAAAGCTCAAGATTGGCACCAATCTTAATTGTTCCACCTTTTTCCTCATCTCCGCCTGAACTTGAAGAAGAAGAAGAATTACATCCTGCCATTACACCTGCCGCTAACAAGAGCGACATAACAATACCAGCTGTTTTTTTCTTTCTCATCGCAATACCCCCTGTTTTCTTGGAAAATTTTTCTGAACCAATTGTCCTATTCTTGCCAAAAAAGATAATATTCTGAAAACATTGTACCCAATATTTCTGAGTTCGTCTAGTCTATTTGTGAGTTATTTTAAAATAATTTAGAAAATAACAAAAATACGGATTAAACTTGAGTAAAACGCTTTACGTTAGTAAAGAATAGAAGGATTTCCCTCTAAATCGAAAGAGAATTACTTTTTTAAATATTTTGCCTCCATATGATTTCCTTCTTTTCTGCAAAAAAAAAGACCCCTTGAATCAGGAATCTCTACAGTCAAATTATTATACTAATTCTTTACTTTTCGTTTCCTTCCCTAAAAAGAAGACGGCTAAAGCCCCAATGAGGACAGAAATACAGAAGATCATAAAAATGGTCGAAATGGATACCTTTCCAGTCACGAGGTAACCGACTAATAACGGCCCTAAAACACCGCCGATCCGGCCAAATGAGGCAGCCATACCGGTGCCTGTCCCGCGAATAATGGTAGGATATTGTTCAGGGGTATAGGCATAAAGTCCTCCCCATGCACCCAAATTAAAGAACGATAACAGAATACCTGCCGTCATCAACATGGCGGTTGATTCTGCAGCACCAAACAAATAAGCACTTGCAGCTGTTCCAATTAAATAGACAACTAAAACAAATTTCCGGCCAAATTTCTCAATAAACCACGCAGCCGTAAAATAACCCGGCAGCTGCGCAAGTGTCATGATGAGGACATATTCAAAGCTTTTAATTAAACTAAAGCCTTTCATGACCATTACACTTGGCAGCCATAAAAACATCCCATAATAGGAGAAGACAACACAGAACCAGACAATCCATAGCATGGCGGTTGGCCGGGCGTACTCCTTTGACCATAATTTCTTTATACTTCCGAAAGCGGAGATCTTCTCCTTGTTCTTCACAGCAGTAAAACGCGGCGAGTCTGGCAGACCCATCCGTAAATACAACGCATATATAGCCGGAACGGCACTAATCAACAAGGCCACCTGCCAGCCAAACCTTGGAATGATAAAATAAGAAATAACTGCCGCAACTAACCAGCCACCTGCCCAAAAGCTTTCCAGTAAGACAACAATTCTCCCGCGCTTGTCGGCAGAAACACTTTCTGACACAAGCGTGGAGGCAACAGGAAGCTCTCCCCCTAAGCCCGCCCCAATGAAAAACCGTAACACTAAAAAGGCGGCTAGAGTGGTAGTAAAGGCTGAAGCACCACTGCCAATTGAAAACAATAATAACGTAATGATAAAAACATTTTTCCGGCCGACTCTATCTGCCATGAGACCAAATACAAGTGCACCCGCGGCCATTCCAATTGAATTGATACTGCCAATCCAGCCCATTTGATCTGGCGTTAACTCCCACTCCACCTTTAAGGCCGCAATAATGAAGCTAAGCATGCCAACATCCATGGCATCAAACATCCAGCCCATACCCGCAATGCTCAGCAATCTTCGACTTGATATATCCCTTTTCTTGTTCATCTGATCCTCCTATATGCTCTCACTATTTACATTATTCCCCAACATTCATGTTTTTTAGAGAAAAAACAGCAAAACGATTAACATAAGAGTATTCTAACAAGTGTCTTTACAGTTGTCACTACAAAAATAGAAAAGAGGAACAAAAAAAGAGAGAAAGCTAGCGCGCATCCTCTCAATCTCCAAAATTATCTTTCCTCATGTTCGGCTTCGACATTTTTAAATTGGTTGAAAAACATTTGATAATAGCGGCCTTGTGCTTCCATTAACACATCATGACTGCCTTTTTCAATAATTTGCCCATTGTCAATCACCATGATGGTATCGGCGTCGCGAATGGTATTTAACCGATGGGCAATGATAAAGCTCGTCCGCTCGGCCATTAGTTTTAACAAGGCCTCTTGAATATGAAGCTCTGTTCTGGTGTCAATGCTGCTGGTGGCCTCATCTAAAATAAGCAAGGATGGTTTTGCTAGGATGACCCTGGCAATCGCTAACAGCTGCCGCTGACCTTGACTTAAATTGCCGCCATTTTCCGATAGTACTGTTTCATACTGATTCGGCAGCCGTTTAATAAACACATCCGCATTCGCCATTTTAGCAGCTTGTTCCACCTCGTCATCGCCGGCATCAGGTTTCCCGTATTTAATGTTCTCCTTGATGGTTCCAGAAAATAAATACGTGTCCTGCAGCACAAAGCCAAAACATTTCCGTAAGCTGTCCCGCGTGTAATCGCGAATATCCCGGCCATCGAGCAGGATTCTGCCTTCTGTTACATCGTAGAATCTCGTCAACAGGTTAACAATCGTCGTCTTTCCGGCACCGGTTGGCCCGACAAGGGC belongs to Neobacillus sp. OS1-2 and includes:
- a CDS encoding branched-chain amino acid ABC transporter permease; its protein translation is MEQFIQQLVNGISLGSIYALIALGYTMVYGIVKLINFAHGDVFMVGAFIGFYSITILDLGFFTALLISMAACAIFGVLIERIAYKPLRNATRIAALITAIGVSLFIEYGTIYIRGAQPEAYPNGIVPLKSLEIFGVKISGQSILILAVSVFLMIVLQFIVHKTKIGKAMRAVSHDMDAAKLMGINVNNTISATFAIGSALAGAAGVVFGMYYTKIEPLMGIIPGLKAFVAAVLGGIGIIPGAMAGGLLLGVIESLVSAMGGSLWRDAVAFIVLILILIFRPAGLFGKNVREKV
- a CDS encoding ABC transporter substrate-binding protein codes for the protein MRKKKTAGIVMSLLLAAGVMAGCNSSSSSSSGGDEEKGGTIKIGANLELSGGVASYGQSIKEGIDLALEEINKDGIDGKKLQLVSYDNKSEAPEAISGATKLISQDKVVAIIGAATSGNTKAQIEIAQSNNVPLLTPTGTAEDVTVKDGKLSDFVFRTCFIDPFQGTVAANFASNDLKAKTAAIFIDSASDYSKGLAASFKELFEKKGGKIVKEEAYVAKDTDFHAQLTNIKGKTPDFIFVPGYYEEVGLIVKQARELGIDVPMMGADGWDSPKLVELAGKDALDNTFITNHYSSGDSDPKVQDFVKAFKAKYKDKSPDAFNALGYDSAYFLADAIKRAGSGDAKKIQKALAETDGLELVTGKMKLDKNHNPIKSAVILEYKGGEQTFKTKVSPE
- a CDS encoding MFS transporter, with product MNKKRDISSRRLLSIAGMGWMFDAMDVGMLSFIIAALKVEWELTPDQMGWIGSINSIGMAAGALVFGLMADRVGRKNVFIITLLLFSIGSGASAFTTTLAAFLVLRFFIGAGLGGELPVASTLVSESVSADKRGRIVVLLESFWAGGWLVAAVISYFIIPRFGWQVALLISAVPAIYALYLRMGLPDSPRFTAVKNKEKISAFGSIKKLWSKEYARPTAMLWIVWFCVVFSYYGMFLWLPSVMVMKGFSLIKSFEYVLIMTLAQLPGYFTAAWFIEKFGRKFVLVVYLIGTAASAYLFGAAESTAMLMTAGILLSFFNLGAWGGLYAYTPEQYPTIIRGTGTGMAASFGRIGGVLGPLLVGYLVTGKVSISTIFMIFCISVLIGALAVFFLGKETKSKELV